DNA from Lentilitoribacter sp. Alg239-R112:
AGCTTCAATATTCCCGCCCGCCAAAACAGCTTGTAAAACTGGGGCACCGTTTCTCTCGAGCACTGTAGCGGCGTAATCATTGCCTGGCTTTGAAACCGCAAATCCTGTCGCATTAATCACCACGTTTGGTGGCGTTTGACGAAAGAGATGCAAAACAACATTTTGTGAAAATTCCTCTTTCAAACTGGATACATATATGGGAAGCGGGTTTAACCCGGCTTCCCGCATCTTCTTAATCAAAGCATCGATTGGTGATGTTTGTCCGCTTTGTATAAGCGCGCGATAAAAATTGATCCCTACAATCGGAGCGCCTTTGATCCAAATTGATTTAAGCTTATCTAGAGTTGGTTCAGTTTCTTGCGGCCAATATAATCCAGCTTTTAGTAGCGGCGCAGCGGAAACAGGTCTTGTTCTATCCTCAAGTAGCGTTTCACAATATTCTACAAAACCTGCTGCATTTTTTGCGCCACCCTCAATGAGGTATCGCCACAATGCAGCTACGTCTTCACCTGAAACATTACAAAACCGATCTAGTTCCGGATCCGGTTTATCATCACCTGGAACAACGACTATCTTGATGTTGTTGTTGCTCGCAGTCGCATAAAATGCTTCTAGTGCATAGGAGAAATAACCCGCACCACCAAGTGCACGAATGACAATCAGCTTGGCATGTTTAGCGGTATTTTCAGCATATGTGTCAACTGACATTGGATGCGTCAGCTGTCCAAGGCTAGCCAGTCGCCAATCCAAATTAGCAACACCATTAACAGCATTTGCAATACTTGAATTCTCAGTGTCTGCTGCTGAAAGGAAAATCACATCTCCCGGAGATTGACCAAGATCAATGGCCTCATCTCCGTCAGATATTGTTCCTTTTTGCGCTAAGAGAAGATGCATGATTTAACTCAGATCAATCCCTTGATTGCAGAAGCAATTTTTTGTTGCTCGATATCATGCAAACCAATGACCACGAGTTTAGAAGACTTCTCTTCATCAGCATTCCACAGACGATCAAAATGCTGATCAACACGCGCACCTACGGCTTGGATAACAAGGCGCATCGCTTTGTCTGGAACATGAACAATACCTTTGAGCCTAAGAATATCATATTCCTGGATCAACTCGCTGAGACCGACACAAAACTGCTCTGGCTTTTTAACCGCACCAAGTTCAACCACAAAGCTTTCAAATTCATCATGGTCATGATGGTGGTGTTCATGATCATCGTCAGAATGTTCATCATGGTGATGTTTCTCATGATGTGATTTGCGAGTTGCCAGATCGTCCTCAGAACCAACACCAAGCCCAAGCAGTACATCTGATGGGACAATACCATTGCGCGCTACGACAAAGGCTGGTTTACGTTCAATGGAATTTTGTACCGATGCTTTAACCTGATCAAGTTTGATCTCATCAATGAGATCAGCTTTATTTAGGACAATCATATCCGCCGCCGTAAGCTGGTCTTCAAATAGCTCCTCTAACGGGCTTTCATGATCCAGGCTTTCATCTTCCTGGCGCTGCGCATCTAGTTTATCATGATCATGGGCAAACCTGCCATCAGAAACAGCGGCACTGTCTACCACAGTCACAACCCCATCAACGGTTACTTGCGACTTTATTTCAGGCCAATTGAACGCAGCAACAAGCGGCTGTGGTAGCGCAAGGCCTGACGTTTCAATTACGATATGATCTGGTCTCGCTTCCCGCTCGAGAAGCTTCTCCATTGTGGGAATAAAATCATCAGCAACCGTACAGCAAATACAGCCATTGGTAAGTTCAACAATATCGTCCTCGGTGCAGTTTTCAGCTCCGCACCCCTTAAGCACATCACCATCAACACCCAAATCACCAAATTCATTGATAATAAGGGCGATTTTTTTGCCGTCGGCATTTTGCAACATCGATCGAATGATGGTTGTTTTACCTGCACCAAGAAAGCCTGTGATAATCGTTGCAGGAATTTTAGATTGTAGCATGTTCAGCCCTTTAATTTGGATGGCAGTCCGGCGGTGAGAAAATATACCTCATCAACTGCTTGAGAAATTTTTTGGTGCAAAAGACCAGTATGATCGATGAATTTACGAGCCATCTTATTGTCTGGCACAATGCCCTGCCCGACTTCATTTGAGACAAACACAACTGGCACTGAGAGAGTTTTGAGAACATCAATCAGCTCATCGCTCGCTGCTTCTACGTCTTGCTCTTCCATCATGAGGTTTGTAACCCACATCGTTAAGCAATCAACGAGAACAGGTTGTTTTTGATCATTCAATATCTTGAGTTGATGCGAGAGCTCAATCGGTTCTTCAAAGCCCAACCACTCATCCCCGCGACGCACTTTATGTTCATTAATGCGATCACGCATCTCATCATCCCAGATGCGTGCGGTTGCAAGATAGCTGCATGAAGGCGCAAGGTTAAGTGTCAGTTTTTCAGCAAACAAAGACTTGCCAGACCGAGCACCACCAAGCACGAAATAATGTCGTGCGATAGACATTTTCTAACGACGCATAATAGCCAGCATGGGCCCAGGCCATGCTTGGTTTACAGACGCATTTATAGAATATAGTACATTTCCCACTCAGACAGCTCCCCGTGTCTTCAATGGCCTGACATACATCAAGCCTGTTTCAGTTCCCTTCTGGCAGGTCTCCTGGCTCACGTATTTCGACAGTTTCCTGTCATCAGCACACCCTTACCTTCCCAATGTTTGGCTTCGATCTAAATCGAATACCGGCGTCTGGGCGAGGAACGATTCGTAGAGAAAGAGGCGTTCAACCCGTGTTATCCCAGTTGCCCATCAGTGGTTTTTTCGAAATTTGCCGTTGAACCCAATTCATCAATATGAATTTACAAAGCTCTTAGCCAAACAACGAAGGGGTGCCTACTCGCTCTACAGTCGCGGGATCGGCTGTGATTAAAGTCCTCGACTTGAGTCAACTTCCTCACATTCCCTTTTAATTTTGCTTTGCACCTTGCAAAACAAAAACCAAATGGTGAGCGATTGTTAAGCGCGCATTCAGTGACTGTCAATTGGGTAATTTGATTTTATGATGAAGTTTCTGCAATCTTCAGTAAAGCATCGAAATCTACAAGTTGTTCGAGTTCATTAGCAATATCATCTAATGCTACATCTACCATCTCAGTATAGTTTAGCTCAGATTGCATTATGCCGAAGTGGTTCAAAAACGCATGGCGAAAATCATCTTCGGTAAACAGGCCATGTAAATATGTGCCAAAGATCAACCCATCTTGTGTAATAGCGCCCTCGCCTCGCTCACCCACAAACGAAAACGGTCGTAAGCAATCCGGGCCAGTTGTTCTGCCTATATGGATTTCATAACCATTTATATCTTGACCAAAAAACTCCGAACGCGCATCAGTTTTTTGAGTAACTTTTTCAGGTTCCATGATGGTTTCAATATCTAGAAGTCCAAAACCGTCTATTTCAGAAATGTCACCTTCAATACGATCAGGATCAAAGATTTTTCTTCCAAGCATTTGAAAACCTCCACAAATACCGAAAACTGAACCACCTTTTTTCAGATGCTCCCGAAGCTGAACATCCCATCCCTCAGACCTTAGATAAGTTAAATCAGCAATTGTCGATTTTGTTCCTGGCAGGATAATAATATTGGCATCGCCGGGTATAGCTTCCCCCGAACTGATGAACTGCACGTCAATATTCTGCTCTGCAATCAACGGGTCAAAATCATCAAAATTAGCCATCCGTGGAAGTCTTGGAATCGCTATTTTAAACTTACCTGATGTGTTTGCGCTCATTCTATCGAGAACAACTGAATCTTCAGCGGGCAATTTAGCAGCTGCTTTAAGCCACGGAATAACACCATAGCTCAGCCAGCCTGTGAACTTGTGTATTGATGTTAAGCCATCATCGAAAAGTGACACATCCCCTCGGAACTTATTAATCAAATACCCTGTAATCATATCGCGATCTTTATCCGGCAAAATCTGATATGTGCCGACAATGGAAGCAATGACACCTCCACGATCGATGTCACCGATAAGTATAACCGGAACATTCGCTTCTGTTGCAAATCCCATATTTGCGATATCACCATCTCGCAAATTTATTTCAGCAGGTGACCCGGCCCCCTCCACCAATATCAGTTCATACTCTTGAGATAGCTTTTCAAAACTCTCCAATACGCACGTCAATAATTTTGGTTTGACCGATTTATACTCGCGAGCCTTCGCCTGCCCCCAAACTTTGCCATGAACTACAATCTGACTTCCTGTTTCTGATTGAGGCTTTAACAAAATTGGGTTCATGTGAATTGATGGTGACACACGAGCCGCAAGAGCTTGTAGCCATTGACCGCGGCCAATCTCGCCACCATCATCGGCGATAGCTGCATTGTTTGACATGTTCTGCGGCTTAAATGGTGCAACCTTAATGCCACGATTGGCAGCAAGGCGGCAAAGACCGGCAACCAACACGGTTTTACCAACATCCGAACCCGTACCCTGAAACATAATTGCTTTAGCCATAATCGCTGAATAACACCCGCAAAGAAAAGAGGGAACGAAAAATTGTGGCTCATAAAGAAAAACCGCGTCAGCTCAAAAAGCTGACACGGTTTTTTGCCAAAATACGCAGGCACTACAAAATACGCATGTAGTTACTAGCACTTCGGTACGCAGTACCTGATCCGAAGCGAGCAAATTTTAAGTTTGCTGGAGGTAGTTCTACAGCAACATCGTTACCGGAAAGTTATTGAAAGACTAAGCGAATCTTAATTTCGCATTTTTTCTGGTTAACTCGCAAAAAAATTTCAAACAAAAATCTAACAAAGCGAGTTTAACACTATTGCAATGATATAAAGACATGTTTATATCTTGAAATGATTTGAAAAGGCGCAATCTATGACCAATACATCCAATCCTATAACTGACCTGATCGCGGAAAAAGGGATCTTGATGGCTGATGGCGCCACAGGCACAAACCTATTTGAAATGGGATTAGAAGCAGGCGAAGCGCCTGAACTTTGGAATGAAAGCGCACCGGAAAAAATTGAAAATCTACACAAAGGCTTTGTTGATGCTGGTTCAGATATCATTCTTACAAATTCATTCGGCGGAACGCGTCACCGTTTAAAACTTCACCATGCGCAAGACAGAGTGTTTGAACTCAATAAAGCTGCAGCTGAAATTGCAACAAAAATTGCAAAGACAGCAAACAAACGTGTGATCGTGGCTGGTTCCGTTGGACCAACTGGGGAGTTGCTGGTTCCATTAGGCGCGATGACCTATGACGAAGCAGTCGCTGCATTTGTTGAACAACTGGAAGGTTTGAAGGCTGGTGGCGCAGAAGTTGCATGGATTGAAACAATGTCAGCAACGGACGAAATTCGGGCAGCGGCAGAAGCAGCAGTGAAACTTGGTATGCCTTATGTTTACACCGGTTCATTTGACACTGCTGGTAAAACCATGATGGGTCTACATCCTAAAGATATACATAATGTTGCTGGAGACATTGGTGATGGCCCCGTAGCAGTTGGCGCAAACTGTGGTGTTGGAGCCTCAGATATTTTATCTTCCCTACTCGATATGACAGAGGCCGACCCTAATGCTGTTGTTGTTGTTAAAGGGAATTGTGGCGTACCAGAATTTCGTGGTAGTGAAATTCACTACTCCGGCACACCAGCATTGATGGCTGACTATGCTCGCCTTGCAATTGATGCCGGCGCGAAAATTATTGGCGGCTGTTGTGGCACTTCATGCGACCATCTCTCAGCTATTCGCGGTGCAATTGATAAACATAACGCCCCGGCTGACGGATTTACAAAACGACCAACTATTGAAGAGATCGTTGAACGCATCGGACCAATGAAAAATCAAGCTGCGGCTGATGGTGCTGATGCGCCAGCTCGTCCCCGTCGCAGTCGTCGTAAGGTGAATTAATTCGCGATCGTTTTTAACTTACAGCGCGTTGATTAACCTACCGCGAAAACTGCCTAAAAACATCTCCCCACATATTATCATGCAGATGATTGGCAGCAATCGCCTGGCAATCAGCCTCTTTAAAACTGCTATAGTTTGATTTTGGCATTTGAGCACAAACTTCTCTCTTTGATTCAACAAAATCGCGCAAAGCCTGATCAATCCTGAGATCAAGCGGCGGTTGCTGATAATTGTCTAGCCACAATTTGCAAATTGCATTCGCGCGCGCTTCAGAAGTCTTAGCACCATCGGCATTCCATTGTTCAAAAATGCTATTGTCCGAAAGAATTGAACCATTATCAAACTTTCTAAAATTATCCTTGGTGTGACGACTCCCTAAAAAACTACCAGAAGCTATTCCGTCTGAAATCGTATCTTCGCTATCACCAAAACCGATGAATTCGACGGAAGAAACACGTCTTTGAAGCAATGAAAGCTGGTCAGAATCGGTAATAAATTTCTGATAAGAAGCGACCAACCCACCTTCCAATGAGCCCGCACCACATGAAATAATATTTGCCCCACTGGAAATTGATGCGATTAATCCGTTATGAGCCTCCAATGTTGCCTGTGAATCCAACGCTTTTGAGCCGGTAATTCCGCTCACTGCCCTAAATGGCACACCTAGTTTTCTTGCAATTTGCCCAGCGCACTGCATAAATTGGCCGCCCTCTGGAGAGCTGAACGATAGCGTACCTGTCTGCATGGAAGCAACGGCAGAAAAAACACCAAAAACAACGGGAGATCCCGGCCTAACAATTTGTGTAAATGCAGCTCCGGCAAAGAACTCTGCCGTAACTTGCACCAACGCATCAAAAATCGACATTGGACAGGTAATCCCCAGAAGCGCCATTGAGGTAATAACCGAAGCTTGATTTGACGAAGCATAGACCCGCAAAACATCAAGAACATTCTGCTCGAATTTTAACGGTGATTGAACATTGACTTCAGCCAACAAAACCTGATGGTTCTCTAAAAACTGCTCACCGAAAACAATCTTTGCGATTTCAACCGAGTGCAAAGCCTCCATCCGCGAACCGACAGCACCGCTAAAAGATTTATCCGAATATTTTATGTGCGCATATAAAGAGCTGAGATATCGCTCACGTTTATCAATGTCTGATGCCTGACATGGAGTAAAACCTTGCGCATGAACACTTGGCGAAACGTGTGCCAGTTTTATAAAATTTTCTAAATCATTCTGTGTTGACTGCCGTCTGTCACCGTTTAAATCTTGGACAAAATGTGCGCCTGACGATAGTGTAAAAGACGATGTGTCGCCACCAATTTCCAAAGAGTACTTTGGATTACGTGCATGATGGGTGAAAGTTCTTGGCGCGTTGGCCAGAAATTTTTGACACATCCCTTTTGGAAAATAAATTCGCCCATCTCGTTGTTCAGCTCCCGCATCAGTCAAGATGGTAAGAACCTCGTCATCAAGGCCAAAATCCACACCAAGATTCTCTAAGACAGATAATGCGCGCTCCTCTACAAGCGGCAATGTCGCACTATCTATGAGGTTCAAACCTTTGACAGCTTGCTTCAATGAACCAAAATAAGGCTCAATCACTTGATTTTTCTGCTCTCCGCGACGCGCCTTGGAGCCACCAGTTCGCTTACGCGCATTTTCATTGTCTTTTTTAAGATTCATTATTAAATCAAACATCATTTTGCTAGAAATTGCCAGCCGTTATTGATATAAATAGCAAGGTAATTTCGTATAAGTCTCAAGCCATTTCAACGGTGCAGAATAAATTAGAAAATTAATGCAAGCTCTTGATAAACGTTAGTTAAATTAACAAAGCCTTTGCACTTATATTAGATAATAATATCTCACGAAAGCAAGACACCAAAGAGGATCTCCCATGTCTGAAGAAGAAGAAATCATACTCTCTGAATTGCCAGATGATGAGCTGGTTCTCCAGATGCATGACGACCTTTATGATGGGTTAAAAGAAGAGATAGTTGAAGGAACGCAATTGCTTCTTGACCGCGGTTGGGAACCTTATGACGTTTTGACCAAATCCCTCGTTGCAGGCATGGCAATTGTCGGTGAAGATTTTCGTGATGGCATTTTATTTGTGCCAGAAGTATTGCTAGCCGCAAATGCAATGAAAGCGGGAATGGGCATTTTAAGACCACTTCTCATTGAAACTGGCGCACCGAAACTTGGCAAGATGGTGGTTGGCACCGTTAAAGGTGACATTCATGATATTGGCAAAAATCTTGTCGGCATGATGATGGAAGGTGCGGGATTTGAGATCGTCGACCTTGGCATCAATAATCCTGTTGAGGACTATATCGAAGCATTGGAAAAAGAAGATGCACAAATTCTTGGTATGTCCGCGCTTTTAACCACAACCATGCCCTATATGAAAGTTGTTGTGGATACACTGGTGGAAAAAGGCATCCGTGATGATTATATAGTTCTTGTTGGCGGCGCGCCACTTAACGAAGAATTTGGAAAAGCCGTTGGCGCTGATGCTTATTGTCGCGACGCTGCTGTAGCGGTGGAAACTGCAAAAGAGCTTATGGCACGTAAGCATAATACTCACGCCTCTGGATAAATAGAACTACGAGAAAACCGTTATGAAACAAAGCAATAACACAAAAATAAGAGTTATTGCTTGCGGTGCCTTAGCACGTGAAATCCTAGCCGTTTCAAAGTTGAATGAGCTAACGCAAATTGATTTAGACTGCTTACCCGCACAATGGCATAATAATCCTGAGAAAATAAGCCCGGGCGTAAAAGCAGCCATAAAAAAGGCGCGTACTGAAGGGTTTACAGATATATTCATTGCCTACGCTGATTGTGGTACCGGTGGAGAATTGGACAGGGTCTGCAAAGACGAAAACGTCAAGCGACTTCGCGGCCCACATTGTTATTCATTTTTCTCAGGTAATCTGGAATTTCAAAACCGCTGGGACAATGATATGTCAGCGTTTTTTCTCACTGATTTCTTGGCTCGACAATTTGAAACACTCATCATCGATACCTATAAATTGAAAACGCATCCAGAGCTCGTTGAGATGATGTTTTCCAATTACAGCAAGCTTATTTACCTTGCTCAAACCAACGATGTTAATCTAGAAGAAAAAGCCAAAGACGCTGCTAAGTTTCTGGGGTTAGAATATGAGTATCGCTTCACAGGATATGGTGATTTAATCAAAGAACTCAATGAATTAGAACAGTAAAGTACTGTTCGTTCAATTATCTATTTACCTTTTATTTTAATAGAAGATTTACGACGAAGCCAAGATAAGCAATGTAAACTTTCAATTTACTATACCGCATAACCGAATCCTCAATAGCTTTGTGTTCTTATCGTCATATAAAAAATATAAGATGGGACAGGGCATGGATGTGGCAATTACAAATAGCGCAATTACAAGTGTGACACAGGTGAATACTGAAGAAAATTGCGAAGAACTTTCAGTAACACTGCAAAATTTGGCAGATAACGCCACAGAGAATGTGAGTGTGAAACAAATATGCGAAGCGCTGGGAGATCGATCATTCGGTGCCTTTCTCCTCGTATTTTGCCTCCCAAATCTTGTCCCCCTTCCACCTGGATCATCAGCCATTCTGGGCATTCCACTAATCATTATTTCATTTCAAATTCTTGCAGGTCATTCGCAAATTTGGCTACCGAAACGATTAGCTGAATACAGCCTTAGTAAAGATAGTTTCCAATCTATGATTGGTAAAATCATTCCACATTTTAAAAAAGGCGAATCCTTTGTCAAAGAGCGTTACTGGCCAATAAATCTGGCGCTAGGTGATAAACTATTTGGCCTGTTTAGCCTTATTTTAGCAGTCGTCGTCACGATTCCTATTCCATTGGGGAATTGGCCACCTGCATTTGCAATTGCCTTTCTTGCAGCTGCCTATACAAAACGCGATGGGATTATGCTTTTCATAGGAACACTCCTTGGAATCGGCTCACTGATCCTTGCCGGTTCAGTTATCTTTGCAAGTATTGTTATTCTAAAGCACGTTTTTTAATCGACGACATATACCCGCTATGTAATGAATATGAGCAAGTCAGAGCAAAAAATTTTATATGTAACAGCGGGCGGGGACGCACCATATGCCCTCGCCAATCATATATATAGAACGCATCCCAACCTCATTATCGCACGTGAAAAAGCACAATCTAAAGTTGCCATAACATATTCCAGAGCCAGATCTAAAGGCTGGTTAAAAGCGCTCGGACAACTTGGCACAATGGTCTTCTCTCGTATAGGAAAATCTGTCTTTTTCAGAGTTTACAAACGTGAAATATCGGAGCGGAATCTTGATGTTAAACTAGACCGTAATATCGATATTGTAGACATTTCCACACCCAATTCATCAGAGTTTATTGATTTGGTTAAAACACTGAAACCAAAAATAATATTCCTTTCAGGGTGTCGAATTATCTCACAAGAAACACTGACTGAGATCGATATCCCTATCTTAAATTATCATGCCGGGATTAATCCAAAATATCGTGGTATGTTCGGTGGCTACTGGTCGCGCAGAAATGGTGATGTAGATAATTATGGAACGACAGTACATTTGGTAGACGCTGGAGTTGATACTGGCGATATTTTGTACCAAAGCATCATTCCCATTAAGGGGCATGAAACCATGCTCACGGATGCCATTATCCAAGTCACTCATTCAATGGACATTTCACTTAGAGCTATTGATGATGTTTGCAATAATAAAATAGTTGTGAAAGATGTGAACATCCCATCTCAGCTATGGTTTCAACCAACACTTTGGTCTTATATCTGGTGTGGTATTACCAAAAATATTTGGTAACCCAATAATCTTGTTCATCTAAGAACACTCATCACATAATATAAGAGAGAACAATGGCCAGCTGCACAATCCTCTATTGGAGAGATATTCCCGCACAAGTTATCGTCAAGAAACGCAGAAATGCAGCTAAGAGAGAACTATCTCTCAGATTTACGGAAGCAATTGACATGTGCGCTATGCGAACCGGCGCAGCTGAAAGCGAAGACTATCTTGCTGAGTGGCGCAAGGGTGACCCTGTTGAGGTTTCAGATGACTTAGAACAGGAAGCTGAACAGGCCGCAACCGCGCTCGAAGCTGAATACACGAAGGCTATACTTGTTGCATTGGTAAATTCTGAAGGCTGGGCAAAGAAATAGATGATTGACATGACGGTCGATCTTCCAGCAAATATGCCTTGTTATACTTTGGTATTGTAAGAAACCATCACTTCATATAAAGATATCTTTATATCTTGATGGCATTGCATTTTAATGACTTACAATGTCGCTAAATCAGGCAAAAGGAGCCGCCTTAAATGACACGTACGATCGTCGCCTCAGCAACAAAAGAAGTTATCATTGGTTTTGATCAACCATTTTGCGTTATCGGAGAAAGAATTAATCCGACAGGCCGCAAGAAACTTGCAGCTGAGATGAATGCCGGCAACTTTGACACTGTGAAAGCTGATGCTTTGGCGCAGGTTGCAGCCGGTGCGAGTATGCTTGATATCAACGCGGGTGTCACTGCCGTTAATCCCAATGAGACCGAACCTCCCCTGCTCGTGAAAACGCTCCAGATGGTTCAGGAACTAGTCGACGTACCGCTTACAATTGATAGCTCTGTGACAGCGGCAATCCAAGCGGGTCTGGAAGTTGCAAAAGGTCGCCCATTGGTAAACTCGGTAACGGGCGAAGAAGAAAAACTCGAAGCCATTCTTCCGCTCATTAAAAAATATGATGTTCCGGTTGTGGCTATCTCCAATGATGAAACAGGTATTTCTGAGGACCCGGATGTACGCTTTGCCGTAGCGAAGAAGATTGTGGAGCGTGCCGCAGATTTTGGAATTAAACCGGAAGATATTGTTGTAGACCCGCTTGTTATGCCAATCGGTGCGATGGGAACTGCGGGTGAGCAGGTTTTCAAGCTTGTTCGCCGACTTCGTGATGAACTTAAAGTCAACACAACATGCGGACTTTCAAACATCTCATTTGGCCTACCACACAGGCATGGTATTAATGCGGCATTTCTACCGATGGTCATTGGCGCAGGCATGACATCTGCGATCATGAACCCCTGCCGCCCTCAAGAGATGGAAGCCGTACATGGTGCAAATGTTCTAAATGGAACAGATCCAAATTGTCAGAATTGGATTATGACCTACCGTGACCACAAGCCGACAAGCTCCACCTCATCTGCGGCTGCAGGCAGCGAAGCGTCCAGCGGGGGACGTCGCAGAGGTGGCCGTGCAGCGCGACGTAGTGGCGGTGAATAAGACATGATGTTCAATGGATAGTTACTGAATTAATTCCGTTTACTGAATGATAGAAAGCCACATCTTCAAATGACAGATCATCTCGTCCTTTTCATGCCATCTGGCAAACGAGGCAACTTTGCAACGGGCACCCCCATTTTGGAAGCAGCCCGTCAGCTTGGTGTCTATGTTGAAAGTGTATGCGGCGGTCGCGGCATATGTGGACGATGTCAGGTGGAAACACAATTCGGGCACTTTGCAAAACATGGTATTACGTCTGAACAAAGCAGCATTTCCGAGCTGGGTGCCAAAGAAATTCGTTATGCTGAAAAACGTGATCTAAAAGAAGATCGGCGTCTTTCATGTTCGGCCCTCATCCTGGGTGATCTGGTTGTCGATATACCGCAAGACACAGTGATCAACGCACAAGTGGTACGCAAAGATGCAGATCAACGTGTTATTGAACGCAATTCAGCAGTTCGCATGTGTTATATAGAGGTTGAAGAACCAGATATGCATAGCCCTTCGGGTGACATGGATAGGTTGATCGATGGGTTAGAGAAAGACTGGCAGATTTCTAACCCACGAATAGACTCTCACCTTGTTTCCGAGGTGCAATCGGTCCTACGTGCTGGGAAATGGAGCGTAACTGTTGCTGTCCATCAAGAAACTGAACAGTCTCAGGCAGAAATTATTGCAATCTATCCTGAGCTTAAAAATGAAGCCTATGGCATAGCCTGTGATATCGGCTCAACGACGATTGCGCTTCATCTGACATCCCTACTGTCAGGCTCGAATATAGCATCTGCTGGCACATCAAATCCACAAATTCGCTTTGGCGAAGATCTGATGAGCCGTGTTTCCTATGTCATGATGAACCCAGATGGCCGAGAAGCCATGACGAAAGCGGTACGAAAATCTATCAATGAATTAATCGATCAAGTATGCGAAGATA
Protein-coding regions in this window:
- a CDS encoding exopolysaccharide biosynthesis protein, which gives rise to MDVAITNSAITSVTQVNTEENCEELSVTLQNLADNATENVSVKQICEALGDRSFGAFLLVFCLPNLVPLPPGSSAILGIPLIIISFQILAGHSQIWLPKRLAEYSLSKDSFQSMIGKIIPHFKKGESFVKERYWPINLALGDKLFGLFSLILAVVVTIPIPLGNWPPAFAIAFLAAAYTKRDGIMLFIGTLLGIGSLILAGSVIFASIVILKHVF
- a CDS encoding formyl transferase; amino-acid sequence: MSKSEQKILYVTAGGDAPYALANHIYRTHPNLIIAREKAQSKVAITYSRARSKGWLKALGQLGTMVFSRIGKSVFFRVYKREISERNLDVKLDRNIDIVDISTPNSSEFIDLVKTLKPKIIFLSGCRIISQETLTEIDIPILNYHAGINPKYRGMFGGYWSRRNGDVDNYGTTVHLVDAGVDTGDILYQSIIPIKGHETMLTDAIIQVTHSMDISLRAIDDVCNNKIVVKDVNIPSQLWFQPTLWSYIWCGITKNIW
- a CDS encoding virulence factor translates to MASCTILYWRDIPAQVIVKKRRNAAKRELSLRFTEAIDMCAMRTGAAESEDYLAEWRKGDPVEVSDDLEQEAEQAATALEAEYTKAILVALVNSEGWAKK
- a CDS encoding methyltetrahydrofolate cobalamin methyltransferase — translated: MTRTIVASATKEVIIGFDQPFCVIGERINPTGRKKLAAEMNAGNFDTVKADALAQVAAGASMLDINAGVTAVNPNETEPPLLVKTLQMVQELVDVPLTIDSSVTAAIQAGLEVAKGRPLVNSVTGEEEKLEAILPLIKKYDVPVVAISNDETGISEDPDVRFAVAKKIVERAADFGIKPEDIVVDPLVMPIGAMGTAGEQVFKLVRRLRDELKVNTTCGLSNISFGLPHRHGINAAFLPMVIGAGMTSAIMNPCRPQEMEAVHGANVLNGTDPNCQNWIMTYRDHKPTSSTSSAAAGSEASSGGRRRGGRAARRSGGE